TGTTTCAGTAGCTTTATAACAGAAATCTTCCAGCTTGATCTCCACTTCTGGAGTTCCACCCCGGGCAGCTAACTGAACCTTGGGCACTTTTCCCAACCATTCAAGCTGTGTAGTATTTTTGAGATAGGTTAATGCTGTTTCAGCTATTTTTTCATCGTAAACTTTGTTTAATATTGCCCCTTGGACTTTAATACCAATTTTCTGCATCATATCAGTATGGGAAGCAAGGTCTATTGCAGCAGTTTCTATACCCCCCTTATTGCAACCAGTGACAAGTAGGACAGGAATTTTTCCTGCTTTAGCGATTTCAGCAGCAGAAAACGGGGTTTTTTTATTTAAAATCCCTGTGAAAATACTCATAACTCCTTCCACCAGGATTAAATCGTATTTATGTCCATTGACATTGGCAATAATTTCTTCCAAGCTTTTCCAGCCCAATCCTCCAATTTGAATAGACGAATATTTCCCCATTTTATCTTTATTAAGGTATAATGACGGCACTAAATCTCTTATATCTGGACCTACCTTAAGAACCCCAACTTTATATCCTTTTTTACGCAAAGCCCCCACAATACCTGTAGTGATGAAAGTTTTTCCAGAATCTGATCCTGTGCCGGCAATCATGAGCCAAGTTGGTGTCGGTTTATCTGTTGATAAACGGTAATGGGAGTAAATATCCAGTCCAATCCCCACTTCTCTTTTCATTTTCTTAACAAGTGCCTTGTTATCTTCATAAATTTTTAAAATATCTTTTTGATTGGCATCAATAAATTTTAAGATATTATCGCCTAAAGATGGGTTTTCATCCAGAGAAGCATGTACCATTGTACCAATTACATTACCTTCGTCATTACGAACCCCTGACAAAATCATTCTTGGATTATCTGTGTAATTTATCCTTTGAACTTTTGAAAAAAAGATTGGCGGTGCATTTCCCCTGATGTCTCCGTAAGTATGGCAGTGAAACCCAGTGATAGTCTGACCTACCATTCCTTTGGTGAGGAAAGATTCATCTACTACTTCTGATTCTACCCGATCTGTTCCGATTAATGGGTGAAAAGTAACATCTAAAATTCCTAATCCATCTCTTTCAACAGGACAAGGAGATTTTCTGCCAATATCTGTTTTTTTGGCCAAAACTTGGAATCCAGAGCACATGCCCAAGATGAATTTGCCTTGACTATCCATTTTTTTAATAACAGTTTCAACTTCCCGACTGATGCTTTGAGATTCAATGATACTCCCACCTGGAAGTATTAGGCCATCTAAGACTTCGTAAGCCTTTTGTCCCTTGATCATGCCATTTTCCTTTAATAGGTGGGTGGGAAGTTTACCGAAGTTTTCGAAGGCAGGTAATGATCCGTTAACGTATAGGAGGCCAATACTTTTCATGGAATCCTCAAATTTTATATTTTTAATATACAAACATTACAGCTTTTTTCTAAAAAATAGACTAATTTAACTCCTCAAACGCTGCCATTATTTGGATGATTTTTTCATCTTCTAGTGGTTTAGCTTGGAATTGTATTCCCACCGGGATTCCATCTACATCACCTGCAGGGGTGCTGGCTCCAGGTATCCCTGACAAATTAGCCATAACTGTCAGGATGTCATAGGCGTATATTTCCATTGGTTCCAGTTCCATGCCTACTTTATGCGGTAGTTTAGGTACTGTTGGACCTACAAGCACGTCTACATCTTTTAAAAGCCCGGTAATTTCTTTTTTTATGAGTGATCTAGCCTGTAATGCTTTTTTGTAATATTTTCCACTGTATTCTTTCTGGCTGATGTAGGATCCCATGTGTATTCTGCGGAGTACTTCATCTCCACAAGCTTCTTCAATGCGTTCCCCATATTTTCGACCATCATATTTTCTAGTGGCTGAGAAGAATTCAACAAAGTTTATTAGATAAAAAGTTGGCAGACATAATTCCAGAGAATCGAAGTTTAATTCCACTACTTCAGCACCTGCCTCTTGCATTTGGTTGATGCGATCTTCAATTATATTGACGATAGACTCATCAGAGACATCAAAAAATTCTTGCACTACCCCCAGCCGCATGCCTTTTAAGGAATCTTGCATATCTTTGATGCTGGCTGAAAAATCAGGTACATTCCAGTCAATAGTTGTACACTCCAAACTATCTTTTCCTGCAATAACATCCATCATTAAAGCGATTCCACTTGTATCCACTGCAAATGGGCCGATTTGGTCGAAGCTCATGGCTAGATCAAGAAGTCCCTGTCTGCTTACTGCACCATAAGTAGGTTTGAATCCCATCACACCACAGTGGGATGCTGGGTTTCTGATGGATCCTCCTGTGTCAGAGCCCAGAGCAAGATCACACATTTGGGCAGCTACTGCTGCAGCACTTCCCCCACTAGATCCACCTGGTATTCGTTCGGGCGCTCTAGGGTTTAGTGTAGGACCGTGGAATGATGTTTCAGTGGAATTTCCTGCAGCAAATTCATCCATGTTAGTCATTCCCACAATAATACCATCTTCGGCCTTTATCCGTCTGATTACTGTGGCATCATAAGTTCCAATATAGTTTTCCAGTGTCTTGGAGGCAGCAGTGACATGAAAATCCTCCACATTAATGTTATTTTTAATTCCTATGACCAAACCAGCAAGTTTCCCAACTTTTTCACCATTAGCTATCCTATTATCAATCTCTTTAGCATTTTTCAGAGCTTCATCAGTTTTTAACTCTACAAATGCATTTATTTTTGGATTGTGTTTATTGATTCTATCAATGAATTTTTCCAAGTTATCTGATGCTTTCTTCTCGCGGTTCCTGATTGATTGTGATTTTTCCAAAATATTCATGTTCCCACCTTTACGTGAGTAGTGACTTGCCCTAATTTCTACCATTCTTTGATTTAGAAAATTAATCTTATTATATTTACCATTGGTACACATGAACACATAAAAAAAACTTGATATTTTTTTTATTATTATTCTAATTTTTCAGAAAATATAATAGATTCCCTGGATCAAGGACCCCCAGCAAATAGAGAAGTATTATTAAAATTGGCTGGTGAATTAAATAAATAAAAAGAGAATTCCTACCAATATAGCTGAATATCCTAATTAACATATTTGTCGAAAGATCAGGTAGATAATATCCTCGCTTATAATTCTTGTAAAGGGTTCTGCCTGTAAATTGCCCTAGGGAAACTACACCCAACCAGGGGAGTAAAGGGAAATAATCCACGGTGATGAATACGGAAGGTTTCAAACCTAACCATATCAGCCAAGGATATGTTACAGTGATTTGTGCAAAAATGAATCCCAAAATTATGAAAACTATCCCCAAAACTAAGTTAAGGTACTTTTTATTTAATAAGGGATACTCTAAAATAATTGCTATTCCAATAAAATGTAGAATACCAAAGACTATGAAATCATAGGGTATAAACAACCAAGTGACCAGAGTTATGAAAATACCAAGGAAAAATATTTTGACTCCCCTTTTTAAGTACTTTAGAAAAAAATTTGTTTTTCCATTATTTTCAGCCAGAATCTGGGCGCGAGAGTAACTTAAAGTAAGTGAAACCCCTACCAAAAAAATAAAGATGAAAGCAGTTGTTCTGGCAAGAATAAAAAGAATTCCTGATGAAACATCCAATTGACATATTCCAAAATAGGTTAAATCAAAGAATAAATGGTAAATTACCATCATCAATATGGCTAACCCCCTGAAAACATCCACCTCCCAGAAACGCTCATAAATATCCATAAAATTCCCTGTAATTGTAAATCAACAGAATATTAGGTACTGATATTGAATTAACTTTTTACTTTTTTATACAAGTTGTCATCAGATTTTTCAGTGTATTTATAACAAATTTCCTTAAAAATACTCTCATTTCCATACAGGAGTTAAAGTTAAATGTTGAGGGCATTATAAAAATCATCGCGAAAATCCTAGTTTAAAAAAAAATGTAATTCAATTATAAAAAATTTTAGGTAAAAACATGCAAAAAACTCTTCTCTTAAAACAGAGTGATATTAAAAATTTCATCAAAATGAAAGAAGTAATAGATGTAGTTGAAACTGCATTTAAAGCTTTTGCACTACGCGATGTTCAGATGCCAGCAAAAGAGTACTTGTTTTTCAGTGATGGAGATTTGCGAATCATGCCCTGTTATGTTCAGAGCAAAGAAGAAGCTGGAGTTAAATGTGTTAGTGTACATCCACAAAATCCCCTTAAACAAAAATTACCTGCAGTTATGGCCATTATAGAATTGATAGATCCTCAAACAGGTTATCCCCTCGCAGTTATGGATGGCACCCTTATAACTGACATGAGAACTGGTGCGGCTGCAGGGGTGGCCACTAAATACCTTGCAAAATCAGATTCAAAGGTTTTAGGAATAATTGGGGCTGGTAAACAAGCCCGTACACAATTAATGGCCCTTAATGAAGTTATGGACATTCAGAAAGCAAGAGTATTTTGTAGAACTTGCAGTACGCGGACTAAATTTGCAGAAACCGCCTCTAAAACTTATAGTTTGGATGTTGAAGCAGTTGAAACTCCTGAAATTGCAGTTAAAAATGCAGATGTGGTTGTTACGACAACTCCTTCTCGAAAACCATTTATTAAAGCTGACTGGATCAGCCCTGGAACTCATATCAATGCCATGGGAGCTGATGCTCCAACTAAACAAGAATTAGAACCTGAGTTACTCCTCAAATCAAAGATAATCATAGATTCTTGGGCTCAAGCCAGCCACAGTGGTGAAATAAATACTCCTGTGGCCCGGAAAATCTTAAAAAGAAAAGATATTCACGCTAAACTGGGAGATGTTATAGTTGGAAATGCAACAGGAAGAGAAGGTGATGAAATCACCATCTTTGATTCAACTGGCTTGGCTGTTCAAGATGTGGTAACTGCTGGAATGATCTACAGACAAGCTAGAAAAAAGGGCTTTGGAACAGAATTTAATTTTTTAAAATGATTTAATGCGTTTTGTGTCCAAATAATCCAAACCTTTCAATTTATGAGAATTACATATATTATTGATAGAGAAAAAAACTATATTAAACAAAATAATTGAGTAAAAATTGATAAATGGAGTTTTTTGATTGGAATGTGGATAGAAATTATATTGTTTGTTGTGGCATCATTCTGGGTTGGTTTATCCGGTGCAATGGTTCCAGGTCCAATGCTCAGTGTTACCATCTCTGATTCCATGAAAAAAGGATCAAAAGCTGGTCCTCTGGTTGTATTTGGACACTATATTGCTGAGATAATCATAATAATACTCTTGATTCTTGGACTTGGATGGTTGATTAAATCTGAAATTGTCACTATGATAATCGGAGGCATGGGTGGTTTAATGCTGATTTATATCGGTTATTCCATGTCTAAATCTCCGGTGCCCGAAAAAAATTCTTCAAAAGAAAATCTTGTTGAAACTAGGGGATCGATTCTTAGTGGAATTATAAGCAGTTTATCTAACCCCTATTTCTATTTGTGGTGGGCGACTGTGGGTTGGGCTTTCATGGTTAAGGGAATCGAATTAGCAGGAATAATTGGAATATTTGGTTTCTTAATAGGCCATTGGGGGGCTGATCTAGCATGGTATAGTTTAGTATCTTGTTTTGCAAGTAAAGGAAGATATTTATTATCTGGAAAACGTTATAGAATAGTAATGAACATGTGTGGAATTTTTTTAATATTATTAGGACTTTATTTTATCTATTCAACTATAATAAAATAGCTACGGATAAAAAAAACTTTTTTCGCCCTAATTTTCAGAAAGATTTTTATTTAAGTTATTTATAAATGATTAAATATATGAAAGCAGTGGTTTTTGACAACTCCGGAACATTAATTTCACGATACAGGGCAATTAAAGACATTAAATCCGGACTTATAAATGATAATGTCTGTTCAATTGATCTAGTGGATCAAGACC
This Methanobacterium sp. DNA region includes the following protein-coding sequences:
- a CDS encoding AAA family ATPase translates to MKSIGLLYVNGSLPAFENFGKLPTHLLKENGMIKGQKAYEVLDGLILPGGSIIESQSISREVETVIKKMDSQGKFILGMCSGFQVLAKKTDIGRKSPCPVERDGLGILDVTFHPLIGTDRVESEVVDESFLTKGMVGQTITGFHCHTYGDIRGNAPPIFFSKVQRINYTDNPRMILSGVRNDEGNVIGTMVHASLDENPSLGDNILKFIDANQKDILKIYEDNKALVKKMKREVGIGLDIYSHYRLSTDKPTPTWLMIAGTGSDSGKTFITTGIVGALRKKGYKVGVLKVGPDIRDLVPSLYLNKDKMGKYSSIQIGGLGWKSLEEIIANVNGHKYDLILVEGVMSIFTGILNKKTPFSAAEIAKAGKIPVLLVTGCNKGGIETAAIDLASHTDMMQKIGIKVQGAILNKVYDEKIAETALTYLKNTTQLEWLGKVPKVQLAARGGTPEVEIKLEDFCYKATETVEKHLDLNKIIKMGETPKFTGYSSYKEIKNDFIDN
- the gatA gene encoding Asp-tRNA(Asn)/Glu-tRNA(Gln) amidotransferase subunit GatA — translated: MNILEKSQSIRNREKKASDNLEKFIDRINKHNPKINAFVELKTDEALKNAKEIDNRIANGEKVGKLAGLVIGIKNNINVEDFHVTAASKTLENYIGTYDATVIRRIKAEDGIIVGMTNMDEFAAGNSTETSFHGPTLNPRAPERIPGGSSGGSAAAVAAQMCDLALGSDTGGSIRNPASHCGVMGFKPTYGAVSRQGLLDLAMSFDQIGPFAVDTSGIALMMDVIAGKDSLECTTIDWNVPDFSASIKDMQDSLKGMRLGVVQEFFDVSDESIVNIIEDRINQMQEAGAEVVELNFDSLELCLPTFYLINFVEFFSATRKYDGRKYGERIEEACGDEVLRRIHMGSYISQKEYSGKYYKKALQARSLIKKEITGLLKDVDVLVGPTVPKLPHKVGMELEPMEIYAYDILTVMANLSGIPGASTPAGDVDGIPVGIQFQAKPLEDEKIIQIMAAFEELN
- a CDS encoding DUF1624 domain-containing protein; its protein translation is MDIYERFWEVDVFRGLAILMMVIYHLFFDLTYFGICQLDVSSGILFILARTTAFIFIFLVGVSLTLSYSRAQILAENNGKTNFFLKYLKRGVKIFFLGIFITLVTWLFIPYDFIVFGILHFIGIAIILEYPLLNKKYLNLVLGIVFIILGFIFAQITVTYPWLIWLGLKPSVFITVDYFPLLPWLGVVSLGQFTGRTLYKNYKRGYYLPDLSTNMLIRIFSYIGRNSLFIYLIHQPILIILLYLLGVLDPGNLLYFLKN
- a CDS encoding alanine dehydrogenase — its product is MQKTLLLKQSDIKNFIKMKEVIDVVETAFKAFALRDVQMPAKEYLFFSDGDLRIMPCYVQSKEEAGVKCVSVHPQNPLKQKLPAVMAIIELIDPQTGYPLAVMDGTLITDMRTGAAAGVATKYLAKSDSKVLGIIGAGKQARTQLMALNEVMDIQKARVFCRTCSTRTKFAETASKTYSLDVEAVETPEIAVKNADVVVTTTPSRKPFIKADWISPGTHINAMGADAPTKQELEPELLLKSKIIIDSWAQASHSGEINTPVARKILKRKDIHAKLGDVIVGNATGREGDEITIFDSTGLAVQDVVTAGMIYRQARKKGFGTEFNFLK
- a CDS encoding LysE family transporter translates to MWIEIILFVVASFWVGLSGAMVPGPMLSVTISDSMKKGSKAGPLVVFGHYIAEIIIIILLILGLGWLIKSEIVTMIIGGMGGLMLIYIGYSMSKSPVPEKNSSKENLVETRGSILSGIISSLSNPYFYLWWATVGWAFMVKGIELAGIIGIFGFLIGHWGADLAWYSLVSCFASKGRYLLSGKRYRIVMNMCGIFLILLGLYFIYSTIIK